From a region of the Cucumis sativus cultivar 9930 chromosome 6, Cucumber_9930_V3, whole genome shotgun sequence genome:
- the LOC105436028 gene encoding jacalin-related lectin 34-like has product MCDPAPAGLSAAGPWGAGEGTSIPVGEGGEAMGGRTGPPEGVGVEIGVGVGVEIGVGVGAIGAGAGDAASGAGEGDTGVGEGDGALFGVGVGDGGKTTGEGAGVADGGVRGCGEPGAGAGACAIHNLVNKAKIRTNRTPENPIVFIGKKEGKDLFSAKQSISKKVVKVEEANEGV; this is encoded by the coding sequence ATGTGCGACCCCGCTCCAGCTGGGTTATCGGCCGCCGGGCCTTGGGGTGCTGGTGAAGGCACCTCCATTCCAGTGGGTGAAGGAGGAGAAGCAATGGGTGGAAGGACAGGACCACCGGAAGGAGTAGGAGTAGAGATTGGAGTTGGAGTAGGAGTAGAGATTGGAGTTGGAGTAGGAGCAATAGGCGCTGGAGCGGGTGACGCAGCATCCGGAGCGGGTGAGGGCGATACCGGAGTCGGTGAAGGCGATGGTGCTCTGTTTGGCGTCGGAGTTGGAGATGGAGGTAAAACAACCGGAGAAGGCGCCGGTGTGGCTGATGGAGGAGTTAGAGGCTGTGGAGAACCCGGTGCCGGAGCCGGCGCCTGCGCCATACATAACCTCGTTAACAAAGCAAAAATCAGAACGAATCGAACCCCGGAGAATCCCATCGTCTTTATCGGGAAGAAAGAGGGAAAGGATTTGTTTTCCGCAAAACAGAGTATCTCAAAGAAGGTAGTGAAAGTGGAAGAGGCAAACGAGGGCGTTTAA
- the LOC101209868 gene encoding protein DETOXIFICATION 27: protein MVDDHQIISVPLLEESTPILQSHDRDDDQNSEDLVRRVWIESKKLWYIVGPAILSRVSTHSVMVTSQAFAGHLGDLDLAAISIALNVIIGFDLGLMMGMASALETLCGQAYGAKRHYMLGVYLQRSWMVLFMCCVLLLPVFIFASPILKAIGEGDELAELAGVLARWLIPLHFSFAFYFPLQRFLQSQVKARAIMWVAVVGLVVHVAASWVFVGFLKMGVVGIAVACDISWWVLPIGLMGYSAGGGCPYTWTGFSLEALSGLWDFLKLSAASGVMLCLENWYYKILIVMTGNMKNAKIEVDALSICMGINGLEFMIPLAFFAGTGVRVANELGGGNGKGAKFAAIVASTTSLVIGLFFCCLIVIFHDKFGLLFSSSDIVLQEVNRLSILLAFTILFNSIQPVLSGVAVGSGWQSYVAYINLGCYYFIGLPLGIFTLRFTHLGVKGIWLGMIFGGTGIQTMILLIITIRCDWEEEAKKATLRIQKWTDQKFLPKQ from the exons ATGGTCGACGATCACCAAATAATTAGCGTTCCCTTATTGGAAGAATCAACACCAATATTACAATCTCATGATAGAGACGACGATCAAAATTCGGAGGATCTTGTGAGACGAGTGTGGATTGAATCTAAGAAGTTATGGTATATCGTCGGCCCTGCAATCTTAAGCAGAGTAAGCACCCACTCCGTCATGGTTACCTCCCAAGCCTTCGCCGGCCACTTGGGTGACCTTGATCTTGCCGCCATTTCCATCGCCCTCAACGTCATCATCGGTTTTGATTTGGGACTAATG ATGGGCATGGCGAGCGCATTAGAGACACTATGTGGGCAAGCATATGGGGCGAAGAGGCACTACATGCTGGGAGTGTATTTGCAGCGCTCATGGATGGTTCTGTTCATGTGCTGCGTTTTGCTGTTGCCGGTGTTCATATTCGCATCACCGATTCTGAAGGCGATAGGGGAGGGTGATGAGTTGGCGGAACTAGCGGGGGTTTTAGCCAGATGGTTAATTCCATTGCATTTTAGCTTTGCGTTTTATTTTCCATTGCAGAGATTCTTGCAGAGTCAAGTGAAGGCGAGGGCGATTATGTGGGTAGCGGTGGTGGGGCTTGTAGTGCACGTGGCAGCGAGTTGGGtgtttgttggttttttgAAAATGGGAGTAGTGGGGATAGCGGTGGCATGTGATATTTCTTGGTGGGTTCTGCCGATTGGGCTGATGGGTTATAGCGCCGGCGGTGGCTGTCCTTACACTTGGACTGGATTCTCACTCGAAGCTCTTTCTGGTCTTTGGGATTTCCTTAAGCTCTCTGCTGCTTCTGGGGTTATGCTATG CTTAGAGAATTGgtattacaaaatattgataGTGATGACTGGAAATATGAAGAACGCCAAGATTGAAGTGGATGCTTTATCCATCTG CATGGGCATCAACGGATTAGAGTTTATGATCCCACTAGCATTCTTTGCGGGTACAGG AGTAAGAGTAGCAAATGAGCTGGGAGGCGGCAATGGAAAAGGAGCCAAGTTTGCAGCCATTGTGGCATCAACAACATCATTAGTAATTggccttttcttttgttgtttaattgtAATATTTCATGACAAATTTggtcttcttttttcctcttccgACATCGTTCTTCAAGAAGTCAATAGACTCAGTATCCTCTTGGCCTTCACTATCCTCTTCAACAGTATCCAGCCAGTCCTCTCTG GAGTGGCGGTTGGATCAGGTTGGCAATCTTACGTAGCTTATATAAATTTGGGTTGCTATTATTTCATTGGCTTGCCTCTCGGCATTTTCACACTTAGGTTTACTCACCTTGGTGTTAAg GGAATTTGGTTAGGGATGATATTTGGAGGAACAGGAATTCAGACCATGATATTGCTCATCATTACTATTCGATGTGATTGGGAAGAAGAG GCCAAGAAAGCAACTTTGCGGATTCAGAAATGGACAGATCAAAAGTTTTTGCCAAAGCAATGA
- the LOC101210113 gene encoding protein DETOXIFICATION 27: MSQHQINVPLLQHSTSTFQPHHQDYLPTRIWIESKKLWYIVGPSIFSRIISYSILVLAQAFAGHLNDLDLAALSIAVNVIIGFDIGLLLGMASALETLCGQAYGAKKYYMLGVYMQRSWIVLFLCCVLLLPIFFFATPVLKLIGEPDELAEKAGVLSIWFLPLHFSCAFYLPLQRFMQSQVKVWPIVWSAVAALLMYLLASWVLVIEWKMGVEGIVLACNIGWLVMPIILMGYTVWGDCRLTWTGFSVDAFSGLWEFVKLSAASGVMLCLENWYYRILIVVSGNMKNPEIIVDALSICMSINGLEIMIPMGFFVGVGVRVANELGAGNGKGAKFATIVSSATSLIIGLVFCCLIVIFHDSFGLLFSSTPHVLQEVDKLTLLLTFTILFNSIQPILSGVAVGSGWQSYVAYINLGCYYIIGLPLGILLQWFTDLGVKGIWMGMIFGGTGVQTLILLIITIRCDWEEEAKKASLRVERWTDKKFESKE; encoded by the exons ATGAGCCAGCACCAAATAAATGTTCCTTTGTTGCAACACTCTACTTCAACATTTCAACCACACCATCAAGATTATCTTCCAACACGCATTTGGATCGAATCCAAGAAACTATGGTATATAGTCGGCCCTTCCATTTTCAGCAGGATTATCTCCTACAGCATCCTCGTCCTTGCCCAAGCTTTCGCGGGCCACTTAAATGACCTAGACCTCGCCGCCTTGTCCATCGCGGTTAACGTCATCATTGGCTTCGACATCGGACTTCTG TTGGGGATGGCAAGTGCTTTGGAGACGCTATGTGGGCAAGCCTATGGGGCAAAGAAATACTACATGTTAGGAGTGTATATGCAGCGTTCATGGATTGTTCTCTTCTTATGCTGTGTTTTGCTGTTgcctattttcttctttgcgaCTCCAGTTCTGAAGCTGATTGGAGAGCCAGATGAATTGGCAGAGAAAGCTGGTGTTTTATCCATATGgtttcttcctcttcatttCAGCTGCGCATTTTACTTGCCGTTGCAGAGATTTATGCAGAGCCAAGTGAAGGTGTGGCCGATTGTGTGGTCGGCGGTGGCGGCGCTTCTGATGTACTTGCTGGCTAGTTGGGTGCTTGTGATTGAATGGAAAATGGGTGTTGAGGGAATTGTGCTGGCTTGTAATATTGGTTGGTTGGTTATGCCTATTATTCTGATGGGTTACACTGTATGGGGCGATTGTCGGCTCACTTGGACAGGCTTTTCCGTGGATGCCTTTTCTGGTCTCTGGGAGTTTGTTAAGCTCTCGGCTGCTTCCGGCGTCATGCTAtg CTTGGAGAATTGGTACTACAGAATACTAATAGTGGTCAGTGGAAACATGAAGAACCCGGAGATTATAGTGGATGCTTTATCAATCTG CATGAGCATCAACGGATTGGAAATAATGATTCCTATGGGTTTCTTTGTGGGTGTTGG AGTAAGAGTGGCAAATGAGTTGGGAGCAGGCAATGGAAAAGGAGCCAAGTTTGCAACAATTGTGTCATCGGCAACCTCATTAATAATTGGTCTTGTCTTCTGTTGCTTAATTGTCATTTTTCACGATAGCTTTGgccttcttttctcttctactCCTCATGTTCTTCAAGAAGTCGATAAACTCACTCTTCTTTTGACCTTCACTATTCTCTTCAACAGCATTCAACCAATTCTCTCCG GAGTAGCAGTTGGGTCAGGATGGCAATCTTACGTGGCTTATATAAATTTGGGTTGTTACTATATTATCGGGCTGCCACTTGGAATTTTGTTGCAATGGTTTACCGACCTTGGAGTTAAG GGAATCTGGATGGGAATGATATTTGGAGGAACAGGAGTTCAAACATTGATATTGCTCATCATTACTATTCGATGTGATTGGGAAGAAGAG GCTAAAAAAGCGAGCTTACGAGTAGAGAGATGGACAGACAAGAAATTTGAGTCAAAAGAATGA